The genomic segment ttttctgtttataaatgaaaaaaatatcaaatgacaaggatctattttagccgttatgtaaaacaaatgaaaatctttttcattctttcaacagaatgaatatttaattcggtgaaagatggaatgtatcaTTCAACaaggctttcacctcatgaaatattcgtaccattgaactcaaacatttgtataatattttatacatttatatataaataaaaaatatgtatTCATGTCCACTTTACCTTTTTACTATAACCAGGTATTGCAATATTGTGATGACCATCTCAGGTGTTATTACGCTGGCTGGGAAATGTAAGCTCATTCATGAGGTCAACCACACACATTATCTCTATCAAACCGGTAGCGTATTACTGAATCACTGTCATTCTACATACGGAGAATGTCTCTCCTTTGCCTTTTCTGTCatcttgtctgcttaagacactcttaggcttcttaaaagtccttctCCCTACTCTTGCCTGTTTGGCACCTCAGGAGCgccctcttaaggcctaaggtggtTTGTAAACAACTTTcattttaccaagggaaaattctaagaaaggtctaagaattcaaggaattctaagatttttcttagagcaTCACAAGAAGgtacttttagccttaggatgcttcaTAGATATACAGGCCATGGGATTTATAGACCCATTTTAAGCCTCATTTTGGTAGCAGACACTTGAAAAAAGTCAATACCTTGTCCAGATAGTCCTAAAAAATCTTGAATTCTCATGCCTGCATTTTCCTTGAATTCTAGTTCAGTGCTTTACCCTACAGTCACTAGCTACAATTGACAGCAAGCAACAGAGGTAACGGATTTGCcatattttcaatcagagtgggcattttgcaGCAGCAAGAGATAATGGCCACTGCTGCCAGCAAGGTGAGGCCAAAATAGACCATACGTCTATTTAATGCAAATACTGACACAATGCGGCAACTGCTAATCCGAGTGAACAGGCAGTGTCATGTTCACTCAAAAAAAGAATACTCTCCAAAACAGCTTGATTTTGTATAAATCTGACATTTTGTAGAAATTAGCAAGAAATGGACATTTCTGAATCTAACAACACTTTGGAACCAGATATCACctcaaacaatttacaaaaccacCTGCTTGCAATTcctagctaatgtgaccgtagggttAGATGCACCCACAAAGGCCTAGTTTctgcagaaaaaataaaatgacaggACTCGGGGTGTGACAGTTCACTGATCCGATTCAAACTGGTTTTAAACCAAAAGATGAGACGTCGAATACATGAACCTTTGGATCAGTCCAGATATACTATGAACCAGGCAACTGCTAATTTTTACCCGaggtcaaaatatggccatcgagtattgcaaaggctttgcgtccatctgtgctcagcataaatccagtcccgTTACTGCCAGGCTCTTCAAAttaacagggagcattcttgggacacacaccttggataagttcaaagatggctaacaatCTATATTAAGAGGTCAACGGGTCACATTCTGGTTCTTATTTTTATGCCCATATGGCCGAGGGGATAGCATTGCATTATGTTTAAATTTATAAACTGGTTACATGAAGCAGTTATGCTGCTTCCATGTCTCCAAACTTCTGTAAAAGTTCAAGGCTCAATGCAGGACTCCATAGTTGCAAGGACTCCCTCTTCAATCTTCTGCCTTTACATATCTAACCATTGTTCCATTATGTGCAAGTATCTTACTACTTCACCTTAAAGCAGATTCAGTGGTTGCAGTTCAGTTCAGGGACAGCTGAACATAAATTTAGCAGTAGATACACAGGTACAGCTGGACCTGTGTACAAAGCCTAGCCAGTGGTGtctaaagtattccagaaagggccaattgAGGGGGAGCAGGTttgctttgcagccactgactccagcaggtgatttcacatcactttgagcagatggaatgagtTCAGCAGTGTAGTCACTTCCACCCTCTTGGACCGTTCTGGAATACTTGACACTAGAAAATAGCCTTCAACTGAGCAAACAACCTCAAGTTTACAGAAGAGCACTACCAAGATTAGTAGAAACTCGAGTTTCAAACTTGACATTTAATACACAAACTGCCTGTAAGAGCAAAAGAAAACCAAGTTTTTTGACCATCAGATTTTCAAAGGTGAACTCCTCAAATGAACAATTAAGATTGTCACCATCTAGCAGGCGACGTGAGGATTTCAGGGCTCTGTACATTTCCAATTTGAAacctaaaattcagtaaaaagaTTTTGAGTCAAATGCATGAcccttgacctcccagtattcatgtaaaaaaaaaaaagtgtcagttGAGTTTCAGGAGACAGGTTTTGTTATATGGACAGAACAGCAATTTCTCTCACCAAGCACAAGTTTGTTGTGAATCATTTCATTGTTTGGTTAAGTTTGTCTGCCAGGATTATACCTGTCGAACCTCCAAGTCTCTGGTATGTTTCTCTACATTCTTTTAAAAAACGAAAAATTCATCTTCACTTGTGACATTTGAGTACAGGTAGAATTTCCACACCTCAGTCATCTTAAAGTGGTTACATGAGAATCATGTAGTGTTCCAATTAAAATTCAAAGCTACATTTGCAAGACTGGCAGCTGACCGTTGTCTTTGTGTTATCGTCTCATCCACCCCCAAAGTGACACGCTGAGTCAGTTCTTGGTCACACACAGGCCTTTGAAGTCCCTGGATGATGTCAGTGAGAAGCTTTTTGCATTGCAATTGAGTCAAAGGATTTAACATCCATGCTGTAAAAAGCCTCTACTCTAAAACGTCAAGAAGTCTGTAGAATCAAACTCAGTTTATTGGGTCAGTAAATAACGTGTTACAAAACAGCTTCAGCCAAATCAGCATTCCAAGAGCTGGACTACAAATGCAGGATTTTAACATAAATAGGCAACATTTCAACTAAAAAGACCCAATTTCAGCTTTAACAAATACAGTTTGAAACCACTTTAGCTTGTGACCAGTGGAGGAGGCTTAAACAGGGTGCGTAGGTTGACTTCAGGATCCACGTCGTGGGGAATCTTGCGTTCATTGAAGAGACCAGAGAGGTTAGCTTCCACTTTGCTGCGCCGGGAGATCCGCATGCGCGTGGTGAAGAGACGACGTAGGTTGTCCTCCACCAGGGGCTGGTTGTGACTGTTCAACCGCTTCTGCCAGGATTTTCTCAACCGCACATGTttctgtttttagatttttgagacatcTCAATGAGAAATGAGCTAAAGTTTCAATTCAAACCAAATACCTAATTAATAATGACACCTGGACACTGCATTTGTACATTAGACATTGTCAAGAGTGTCCTAACATTCAAATCAAGCCATTTAAGTTAACGTGCAGGTCAAGGAAGTTGACTGCAGAAACCGCCCATGAGATTTTCACACCATTTCTAGGGTGGGGACATCCCACTAGTCCAACAGTTCAGGTCAATAAATATATTTTGATGCCAAGTTTCAGTAGGCTGCACTACactttaatggtaaatggactgcatttatatagcacttttccatttgcatcagatgcaaAAAAAGCgctttaaaataatgcctcacattcaccccgatgtcagggtgctgccatgcaaggtactcactacacacttggagcaactaggggattacggaccttgcccaagggcccttagtgattttccagtcaggctaggatttgaactaAGCATCATCTAGCCttgagcccaacgcttaaccactagaccatcacctccccatatgcTGCTCATTTCAATTAAAAAGTTTCTTTCATCTATGTGTGAGTGaatgttatttaattttaaaaagtcacCATTAACTCCACTGATACAATGTCAATATTCCATAATTAAGATGAACATTTAATTTAAATGACAGTTATCCAACCTTCATGGGTGACTGAAGTGTGATGGTTGGTTTAATTTGGAGTAACCAGACTAGTGAACCCTTCCTTGAGGGTTCACTAGTCTGAAGGTTGGCTGGTGTGAAAAACTAGTAAATCAAATATCTCCTTACAACCAAGATCTAAGAAGAATATCTAAAAGCTCATCAGGTCAGGATGTACTGGTGCAACATCTTACACTAAAGAAAAGCTTTAGttccctggatggcaaccacccacacaGAACTGAACTCCcacctcaaaagtaaccatctgcctCAGCCAGAGGAAACGGGAATCTCtgctttctccagccactgaggtACCTGCAGGCTGGATCATGTCCTGAAAATGTgctaaagtcccttcggctgctcccttgtttgcacttggggtcgccacagcaaagccAAGGTAGATCTCAtttcatttcctttatttacccacgtttaaaaaaaaaaaaaaaaaaacctcattgagattgacatcttttccaagagtgacctggccaagacagcagCCAAAACATTGTTACAGCGATGAGACAAGACAAGCAAACAATTTCACACAAGAGTAAAACAATTAAAACCATTAAAAACCAGTGAAATTCAGCATGTACTAGAAGCAGTCACAATGTCCAATAGTGTTAGTTTCACGTTCCTTCAAAAGAGATTTAAGTTCATCCAAAGTCACAGGATCTGTTAATTTTAGATCCTTTTGGAGTTTGTTCCAAGAAGCAGGGGCAGCATATCTGAAAGCAGTTTTTCCCAGTTCAGTTCTCACCTGAGGAACTGACATCTGAAATGTTTGTTGGGAACGTAGGCCGTAAGATGGTTGATTTTTAAACATACACACAGATAAGATGGCAGGAGCCCAAGAATACATTTATAGACAAATAAAAACCAGTGTGACAATCTACGAGCAGACAGAGATGGATACTCGGCTGTAGAATACAGTGTACAGTGGTGAACACGGTTTCCACAACCAGTGATAAAACGTAAAGCACTATGGTACACACTGTCCAATTTCTTGAGGTGCTGTAAAGTTGCATTCatgtctgcatgttgaattggcacaagttcctGAAAATGTGCTACATGGCCAAAATTAACACTCATCTTAGTCTATACTTTGACAAAGATATTCCAGTGGTACCACAGATCTCCTGAAGAGACTTAATACCAAAATATCCATCCATCACCTGAAGTGACAGGTTAATGCACAAGTCTCAACTGCACAGTAAGATAGGAAGCACCAGGTCCCTGAAAACCTGGAGCTTCATTCTCCTGGATCGCCAACCCTTCAGGTGGCATGGGCAACAAAACTGGAAAAGAATTTGGTTTGATTACTGCAATACTCAGTTCAGACCAGAACCTTGTTGAATCTACGCCATGAACAGTTACGGTGGTGCCAACTTTAAAATGAGGTCAACCGTGGCATTAACGAGGTGCACCTCATGATGTGGCTCGCAAGTGCTTTAATTTACTACACATTCGATATGCATCATAATGAGGTACTGTATCCACATGCCAGACTGCACAGGGCATTCCAGATTCTGCCTGAAAAGGGGTGGGTCAATTACATTTGTTGAATGTCCACCCCATCATATATTTCAATAAAGATTATGATTTCGCCATCagccacggtgcgagatgttagATCCACTCCACCTTATATGCAGTTCTCATACTGCCAACTCTCAAGTGACTATTTTAAAGATTGTGCGTGTGTAAAATGGACTCTTAATTGTTGTGGGTCACCACTACATTGATGACATCACAGGTAAGATGTCAAAGCAGTGAGAAAACCTTGTGAACTTTTGCTTTTTCTAATGTATTTGTATCTACTCCACATATTTAAGCTCGTTTTTCCTCAGCTaagagtttatttcatttatatagcaccaaatcacagcaaagctacagtggtaagggaaaaactgattgaggaagaaaccccaagcagaccagtctcaaaggggtgacccactgcttaggccatactaATGAACATCAAAATTTGAGAATTATTAAACCCAGTTGTATGAAATATGAGATCTGTAGCCCCCCTGAGCAGGTAAGTACAGCGTGATAACCCAAACTGCTACTCTGGACATTCATGCCTGCTTTGCTTCCTGCCCACTAATCAGGTTTGGTCAGTTAATTCAGCATCATCTGAGGTAATTCATTTGAACACATCTCTTTATTAATCATATGCAACAAGAGATGGAATACATGTAGTCCAAGTGGCCACAAACAAGAGGATGTAATGGTAACTCACCTTTAGAGTGGCCGCATTTGGGTCGTGGTGAAGAAGATGTCTGGTCAGACTCTCCTATGGGAAATACCGTAAGTCAGCAGGTTTGTCTTAGAAAACTGAAGTATACAATGACAACTCTTGAGGGCCATTACAGTTTTTTGCTTCCATATATAAAGTACATAAAGTTCTTCAAGTAGCATGAGCATCAATTCAAACTTTGGTAAGCCAATGGCATGAATGATGCAAGTTACTACTGGATCAAGACAATTTTAGTATCAtcttgtaataaagatacataccCGCATCACAAACATTCGTGGGCAGTCGGCAAACGAGCACTTGTATTTGAGGAGCTGCAGGTGCACCTTGCGGATGTGATGCTCGAGATTGAAGGTTGTAGAGAAGTAGGCCTGGCAGTCGCCTCGAGGACAAGCCAGTACAGGCTTAACGGAGGCGTGGCTCCGTTTGTGCCTTTGCAGGGCAGCTGCTTTCTTATATACCTTGTTGCACACTGGACATGGGAATGAACCTGAAATACACAAAACTAGCATTGAAGGCCTCCAGTGACACTGGAACTGCAGTGAACTATCCATGCCAGACAATTCAAGTCTACATTTTCAATCACACTGCAGATTTTGATAACCTGTCACTAAAAATCAGTGTGAAGGTCCTTCATGACATGTGGAAAATGTCATTTGTGACCACAATATGCACATTTTACCTGTGTGTTTGCCAGTATGCTTTTTAAGGTTACTCCAGGTATATTCCGACACCTGGCAGTCAGCAAGGGGGCAACTGTAACCTGCAGGGATTAAATCAGAGCCACATAGCAGGAAGTGACAGTTTGCTTTTGACAAGCTCTTTAAGTAAATGCTGGcaggagatttaaaaaaaacaacaacaaaaaaaaaactacagaatgCTAAAGGGATTGAAGATAAAATGACACCATGTAGCAGAAGTAGACTGACCTGTGTGCTTCTTCTCGTGGGCTTTGCGAGCAGCACGGGAGTCAAATGTGGCACCACAACCATCCTTCAAGCATCTAAGTAGTTCAGAGGACAGAAGCAACTTAAACACACTGGGACCACTCTGTTTCCAAAAGTAGCCCCTCACTTTTGATTTGTACCAGGCACCAGTGAGGTTTTAGCCAGTTATCAACTGCGTGCATGTTTTCTGTTAGGCAAAGGCCTTGACTAATTAGTTGAAAAAGTAATTTGTTCAGTAAACATTTCCCTTCCAACTACAGCTCCTCAGCAGCAAGGAGTTCTGCAGCCCCCAGCACCCCCTATTTCCAGCACCCCTGGTCCAGGCTTTTGTTTGACTGGGAATGCAGACTTCATTATTAGTAGAAGGTGGAAAGAGGAGATCTGGCAAACATGGAGAGAAGCAGAGCTCCAGCAGCAGGATTGGTAATCTTGACTTTCAGATGTCTCAGCTGCAGAGTGACCTTGCAAAATTCTCTTAAATGTATTAAGCGTTTCATTAAAGTCTGGTAGAATGCACACTACAAAACTGTCATGGGTCCTGGCTGGTATCCACCCAACCTCGCACAAGGACGTCAAAGCTGGTGTAAATGGTCCTATTTAGATAAACGTGACCAAAACTCAAGAGATAATTGATTTTAAGAAAAAGCAGGAAGACATTTCTCCTGTAGTTATTAATGGACTGGCTGTGGAAGTTGTACAGAACTATAGATACCTTGGAACCTTTAAGCATCAGATTGACCAGGTATGTAAGAAAGCTCACCAACGCATTTTAGTGTTGACAGCacttttatgaagatgttttattgaatctgttcttaCCTTTTATCGGCTGGTATGGGTTTTTAACTTTGAATAACAAAAAGTCTGCATCGTATTGTAAATGAGTGCAACAAGATTGCTGGTGTTTCCTTAAATGACCTGCCATCTATATATAAAAACGGATCCATTAAAAAGCGAGGTCGATCTTGGGTGATCCCAGTCACTCCCTGTACCCCAAGTTCAAAATGCTTCCGTCTGgtcgtacaacccctggcaaaaattatggaatcaccggcctcggaggatgttcattcagttgtttaattttgtagaaaaaaaaagcagatcacagaaatgacaaaactaaagtcatttcaaatggcaactttctggctttatcaaatcaattttatttatatagcgccaaatcataaacagttgccccaaggcgctttatattgtaaggcaaggccatacaataattacgtaaaaaccccaatggtcaaaacgacccctgtgagcaagcacttggcgacagtgggaaggaaaaactcccttttaacaggaagaaacctccagcggaaccaggctcagggaggggcagtcttctgctgggactggttggggctgaaggagagaaccaggaaaaagacatgctgtggaggg from the Thalassophryne amazonica chromosome 16, fThaAma1.1, whole genome shotgun sequence genome contains:
- the si:dkey-208k4.2 gene encoding P43 5S RNA-binding protein translates to MNCDGGPPLQLFNCTHGDCGATFTRQWKLEEHETVHTGARPYQCLFAGCGRSFPRRSHVKRHELKHSGDKKLTCEFPACTKTFFDATKRKRHVSYAHEDKKPFKCTQPDCSMIFKKRRMFKLHLKEHEVPVEFKCLKDGCGATFDSRAARKAHEKKHTGYSCPLADCQVSEYTWSNLKKHTGKHTGSFPCPVCNKVYKKAAALQRHKRSHASVKPVLACPRGDCQAYFSTTFNLEHHIRKVHLQLLKYKCSFADCPRMFVMRESLTRHLLHHDPNAATLKKHVRLRKSWQKRLNSHNQPLVEDNLRRLFTTRMRISRRSKVEANLSGLFNERKIPHDVDPEVNLRTLFKPPPLVTS